The Carassius auratus strain Wakin chromosome 21, ASM336829v1, whole genome shotgun sequence sequence TGTATGCATGCCTAAAATTTAAAATTCAACCATTTTACTTTTAGGGGATGTTTTAGCTTAGTTATAGCTTACTTGGTCAACTATGATAATGTGAATCTGATTTGGGGCCAAACTGTCAAGTTTGCACCAATGCAAAACCTCTTTTGGCATTTAAAAACTATTGCCAGAATTTAGTGATGAAAGGTTTATTTTTGTGGCTGACCTTAGTATATGTATGCATTTGTAGAAATTCCCTTTCACACAAAAGAATGTGTGGGCGGAgagtatttaaagggatagttcacctaaaaatgcaaattctgacttgatttttttcactCTCCACTTGTTGCAAATGCTTTCATCTGatgaacacaaaagaggatatcTTGAAGAATAttggtgaccccccccccccccaaaaaaaaaatgagtgtcTTAACTCATTTTGCACTTGACATAACCATTACCAGTTGCTAATTTACACTGATTAGGAAATTTGGCCCTTAATCAGGTACATTTTTACAGCCTTACCCTCCACAACCCTCAGAATGGAGCCCTCCTGAAGACCTGGTATAGATCTAAGGTGGGTAAAGTTGTCAAGAGTTACTCCATTGAGCTGCAGGGAGAAGCAGGTCCGACAACAGGTCTCCTCCCGGTCCATCAACACTTGCTTTATTTCCTGCACCATCGCTAAAGGTGACACCTTGAGCCCAatataaacagacagacatatagacagataAATATCAGCTTATATCTACACATACAGTAGAAAGCAGCTTCGTTTGAAGTCTTTACCTGGAAGTCAGTGGGTTCTGTTCCAGGAGCCTGGATCTTCACCGTGAACCCTGTATCCTCAGATGGGTCCATGTCCGGAACAGCAGGAAGCTCTTGTTTTCTGCTGTCACCCTCTACTTGTTCAGTCAAGTTGTCTGCTGGGCTGTCTAGCACATGGCCACTAGACATGGTTTCGGCACTGGGTGCTTGTATTTTGGAAAACAGAAGAATACAAATCACAAGTAGATTAAAAAAAGAGTTACGAAAGGTTTGGGATGAACTAAGGCCTACCTTGaaacattcacacatttttaCAAGCACTTCTATAAACATACCTAAAAGACCTGTTATACATTTGTTTAGATTtgatttgtttataattattgttaaGCCTATAATTATTTTCTGGTTATGGCtgacaaataataaaatgatatgcCATTTGtttctaaaaacaacaacaaaataattaaaatattaaacactaaaatgaactgttttaaatGCTGGCATAACAACACCATATTGTACAGAATGAAAACCTATTTTTATTAGGGGATTTGCTAATGATTACATTgttattcaattaatattaatactcAGTTAATTACAAATGTTATTAAAGATTAATCTTAAGTGAGCATTAAAgaaatcttaattaaaaaataggggaaatgagcatgcacaattaaataccCAATATTTCCAATACTCATAATAAAAGGTTTTATTCCTATATACTGTGCACCCCTAGAAAGAATACACACCTGAAATATTCGGAGTGGCCAGGAACAGTTTATCAACCACAAAAAGTGTGAAGCGTTCAGTCTGATCCTTTCTTTGCTCTACCTGTGTCACAGCGAGGGTTGTCTGCTCAGAATCCTGCAGTGATAACCCTGTGCTCCGCTTTAGCGCTTCCAGGTCCCACTGCATCTGTTCCACTTCCTTCTTTTTCCACTTCAAGTCCTGGTCCATCTGTGACAGGCTTTGCTCAGTCTCCCCTAACTCTTCCTCCATCAGCCCAGAGCTCATGTCTGTAATCTCTGGTTGTTCTACAAGAGATATTTTCTTCTCCATACAAAGTAGATGCTCTGCAGTTCTAGTAGCATTCTCATCAGTTTGCTCTCTCTTTATAATTTCCATCTCTAGTGTCTCATACTTCTGTGCATCTTGCTCTGGGTCTGGTCTTTGAGAGTCTTCAAAGACATCTGGTTGTGCTATGAGTTCCAAGGTTTGTGCTTCCCTTTGCATCTTCTGAAGCAAAGGACATTCACTTGTAATGGCATTCACAGGTTGCGTCTTCATCGCATCAAGAGGTGCACTGTTTGGTTCATTCAGTAGTTTCTGGTCTTTTTTCTTTTCGGTGTGTATTACATTTACTCTTGATTGCTCCTCAGGTTCTTCCCGTTCAGTGAACTGCTCTGTTTGAGTCCAACCATCTTCTCTCTGACTGACGTCAATGTCACTTTGTGAGGCATCCAGTGAAGATGCAGCAAGCACAGGAATGCTACCATGACCAGAAAAAGAATTTTGACTTACCGTAATATCTGCAAATAGTCCCATCCCATGATGTTTACAAGTGTCTGCTTCTAGTCCATGagtgcatatttgtttttgagCAGCAGGTATCTGATACAGGGATGACAGAAGGGGCCATTCATCCTCTGTTGAGCATAACTGATTTATGCCTGTAATGTTTGTGCTTGGCGGCTCCACCagctctctatttctctctcctcCATTTCGTAGATTGCTTTCATAAACTCCTTCGTCCCTACTGACATCCTGACATTCCCTCCTCGTTGCCAACAAGAGCTCCAAAGGCTGAATCGAGTCCCCTCTGACCCGAAGGTTGCTGCTAAGTATGATGTCTGGGAACAGGAGATGATCTTGGTCCAGAACGGGAGAGGCCAGAAGGTCAGCTGAGCTTCTTGAAGGAGAAAGACTTTCTATATCACTATTCTCTTGGGATAGCAGCAGAGACTGTTCCTCGGTCCGGTTCCCAACTCCCTTGGCATTAACAAACTCGGAAACCTTACGGCAACAGTAAAGTATGTTCCCCATATTGTCCACTTGTGTACACAAGAGCAAAAGAACTGTAATTTTGCAGCCCAAGAAACTGTGAGTCAGCTAATAAGAGCTCAtttggttttaaaatgaccttggCTGCTAGAAAAACCTTGCTTTGTTGGTAAATCTTTAAGAGAAGCCTGACAGACAGCTGACATACCCAATTACCAAGCCTGGCATCTGGCAACTCTGCAATAGCTTAAACATGTTCTAGACAGCaaatacagtaaagacattcaatTCTGTTTTGCATGCAAGAAATTGTTGAAAGGATCATTTATGCATAGATGAATTGACATCCTGGGTGATAGTAtctcctataaaaaaaaaatttacctaAAAAAGTTAACAGCAGAAGATCAGAAACATTGCATAgacttgattaaaataaaatggctggttaaaaatacatatttgttttacTATGTAATTGAAACTAACAGattaataagtaatattaaaCATGCAAGCATCTTCTCACAGTTATATTCCTTCATAAATGTCCCCGCTGTCCATCTGCCCCATAAATCTCTACAGAATCACAGGCAAGCAGAATAGCCTGTCCCAAGCAGAGATGTCCCTCTCTCCATAAGACGCAGCACAATTCTACAGTATAGTGTCTTTTCCTCTGCCCTTCATCCTGTGTCTCATACATTTCTATTCCCGGTGGGAGGCGTCGAGGTGGAGTTCCCCGCATCCCATTCCTCTTCCAGAGAAATCGCAACTCATTTCTTCAGTTTCAATGAACAAAAAAGCACATGACATGCCTTCTTGAATCCATGCCAGATCACACATTCGTTCAGGAGTCTTCTATATGATCGCTCGCGGATGCACCTCTCTTCTGTTTGCTCTGAATCAGCTGCTGACTCGAGCGGTCGTGCTGCAGCACTCACCGGCGGAATGTAGGACCTGTTTGGAAAAGCTACAATAGTCGGAGAAGTGGGTGGAACAGAGAACCGTAAGAATACTAAACGAGCAGAAGTAGTACgcattatttttgttgtaagcTTATCGATCTTCTCCTTGTTTTCTTCTCCCAGAAGCTCACCTTTATTCTCTGCGCATGCGCGTAAGCTACTAACGGTCGCTAAACTGTCCTTTTGGATTCGAATGACAAAACGGCCGTTTATTATTGATATCTTATGAAATTAATTTGTATGGgaaccaaaataaatataaacgtaTTAACATATGAATTCCAAAGAATGGAAAAGTATATTTTATCTTAATTATTACTgtaccatttattttttatgtaaaatcagtATTTGGTAAACAGTTTGGTCAAGTTGAGaacttaattaattattaagcATTGGTTAAGAACAAAATCAtcagataagttttttttttaagatattttgccATGATCAACATTCTGCAagtttatataacatttttcttttattttattctagtgCTTTCTGGAACGTTCCAGAACATTTTGGAACCAGTCATAAAAGACATCCGACGTACACTTCTGACGTTTTGGGTTCATTTCTGGTAACTGTCTGTTAATTTGTTAACTCAGTATTATACATGTACCATGTAATGGTATGTAATGCACAAGTAAAACAGATTAGCTTGTACAAGTTGTCAACACAACACAGTGCATGATCCACAGAAAGTACCATGTCAGACTTCATAAGAAACAAAagttaaacaaaacttttatataAATTCATTGATACATTGAAATTGAAGATTCAATGATACATTTATACAGtgtattatctttttttaattttcagttttttagcCTCCTTTGTCCTAGTCCTCATCAGTGAACATACTTTCAAGGaactttataaatataataaataagtgaataacagaacaacaacaacaaatataaaccatttttgtaatatttaataaataaaccaagTTTCACTTCATATATATTCAACACATCATAAAGCTCTTTTCTAATAGAGACAgagaaaccaaaaacacaaaaacaatataatacacCTGTTTACCTGCATCTGCCCTTGCTGTTCTTCtaaagtgtgtctaatgtgataAGAGTAATTCACTTCATTGACACAAATGATGACTGCATGGAAAGTGAAAACTCGGTTATAGAGTCTTCTGGATTCAACAAAGACAGATTTCAAAAATGGACATCACAATGTAGGTTTCAGGTGCTCTGTAACTCGAGAGTTACTCTGTAACTTTCCTTACAACTTTGCTAGGAAGTTTCTAGAATGCAACAATCAGGTTCTGGAAGTCAAAATCCCATTCACTTTCTCCATAGGGCAATGGATTTTCAACAATAACATataaacctttaaagacagaCCTACTTTAAACTATGAGTTTGCTAATcgattgtatatatttttgttgaagCCACCAGCCCACATTATGtaaacttgtttttgtttgtttttataattttttttaattcctggtAAAAAACTACATTcagtaaatatttagaaaatcagAGTACACCAATCCAAAGTCCACTCCCAAGATATACAGTGAATGATGCAGAGATATTTTTTTTGGTTATGACATTTGCAATGCCTCATTAGAAtacatttctttcacttttgtatcATTGTGTTCATCTGATTTTCAAACACTCTTtacttaaaatcaaacattttgtaATGTTTGCGATTCACCttttaaaggtgcagtatgtGATATTGATATCTAGCAGTTGACATGGGTACTGCGATCCAAATTCAAAAGattgcaggttgccagattgagaaCCAAGGCTTGAATGCCAAGGCTTTTTTGGTAGGGTGGAATCTGCGATCTCTGATCCAGTTTGTTTGCTCGCTTCCATGCCTGCAGTACTGAGAAGTTTTCCGTTAACTGGCAACCAAGTTGTGTCGAAATACTATTGGGTAAATTAGCAGTGGGCGGAATcacacagaccaaaaaaaaaaaaaaacagacattcagACAAGGAACACACATTTCAAAGCAGAATAACTGGCTGTCACTTTGTTTTTTTGAGGAATAAGCATGTGAACGTAGCGTGTTTCCTACATACCTGCAaacatattatagtatttttatgcttcagtacagtgaaaaaaaaattgcatacagcacctttaaaaaaaaactctataggaaaaatgaatgggaaaaatcCCTCCAGAACCAAGGCCATTGAATAAAGGGCACTGTTGCCCTTTATAACTCAGTTGTTTCTGGTCCAATGTCCTCCCTCAGTGGTCGGTCTCTGAATCTACCTATTCGAGCTTCTGGCATCCTTGAAAGGCCACCTTCTCTCCAGTGACCTCCAAGTGACCTGTGCAAGGGGAGGAGCCTATGTCTGAAAGGATAAAGGAAAAGAGCGGGATCAGGCATGGGGCGTGCCTCTTCGGGCCCAAGCACCCTTTCGCGGGGCACGCATTCCCTCACTCTTTCTGATCTCCGCACCCTTCCTGAAGCTCGGCTTTGACGTGGACTTTCCGCCAATACTGGAGATGTCCATGGAGAATTTGCAGTCCATTCTGATTCCTGTGGAAGGGTAAAAGAATAAGTCTGATTCATACCCCAGGTTATGAGTAAATCCAGCCGTAGTGCCTCCTACCTGCATGGTGCCTCCttcatcctcttcttcttcatcctcttccTCGTAGTCTTCTGTCTGGTGATACAATCGAAACTGTGCCGAATGCAGTTGGAAGGAGAGCTGAGCGGCCAGGTCAGTCTGCTTGCGGAGATCACGACTCAATGTTGTAATCTTATGACTGCGTCGTTTTAGCTCCTCCAGGAATCGCCGCTCTTCATCTCGAAGTCGAACCTGCAGTGCGCTCGCAAGTGCCCCCTTTTTCCGTAGCTCCGACCGCAGCTCCACCAGGGTGCTTTCCTCCTCAGCCAGATGCTGCTCTGTCTCTAGTAATCGTGCCTGCAGAAGCTCTTCCTCTAGTTCGATATCTGTAAAAACATGTAGTTGAGGGAACATGTGGGAAAGACTGGAATCTTGTGAAATCTGATACTTACCTTCTCGGCTTTTTACTGGTGCTCTTTCACTTAGTTCACAACTCAGCTCTGTAATGTTATGCACACAGAGAGGATTTAACAGACATGAAAGTGCCATGAAAGTATCTTTTAGGCCAAGGGTTTCTGATGCTAAGGACCACCAAATGTGACAATCCTGTTACAAGGGACCGCTTCCTATAATACATAAATGCAGGTATATATTTTCTATACAtacaaaa is a genomic window containing:
- the ccdc92bb gene encoding coiled-coil domain containing 92Bb isoform X1, whose product is MDRSTFTQQVESVERNVAFLQQEHRILLSGLRLEIRNLKKRCNELSCELSERAPVKSREGKYQISQDSSLSHMFPQLHVFTDIELEEELLQARLLETEQHLAEEESTLVELRSELRKKGALASALQVRLRDEERRFLEELKRRSHKITTLSRDLRKQTDLAAQLSFQLHSAQFRLYHQTEDYEEEDEEEEDEGGTMQESEWTANSPWTSPVLAESPRQSRASGRVRRSERVRECVPRERVLGPEEARPMPDPALFLYPFRHRLLPLHRSLGGHWREGGLSRMPEARIGRFRDRPLREDIGPETTEL
- the ccdc92bb gene encoding coiled-coil domain containing 92Bb isoform X2 — encoded protein: MDRSTFTQQVESVERNVAFLQQEHRILLSGLRLEIRNLKKRCNELSCELSERAPVKSREDIELEEELLQARLLETEQHLAEEESTLVELRSELRKKGALASALQVRLRDEERRFLEELKRRSHKITTLSRDLRKQTDLAAQLSFQLHSAQFRLYHQTEDYEEEDEEEEDEGGTMQESEWTANSPWTSPVLAESPRQSRASGRVRRSERVRECVPRERVLGPEEARPMPDPALFLYPFRHRLLPLHRSLGGHWREGGLSRMPEARIGRFRDRPLREDIGPETTEL